From Amia ocellicauda isolate fAmiCal2 chromosome 12, fAmiCal2.hap1, whole genome shotgun sequence, a single genomic window includes:
- the LOC136764025 gene encoding uncharacterized protein LOC136764025, giving the protein MKTGSLQSGCSRVASVLQRSRGCVLEDDGRVTVFDDYGHNGEDLDNSSLTDSSPATGSVKDRRECVALLKKLLKHRKNRQVHPEVFVFVNKKKETQKPCFSCLATGIESKAPEVRLYKNGQEVTMGVWSSGVRPNGDDTYQLRKSVEITEEERHEYYCTVKQGTFSGIWRLDSGSGDQPHSQTQPQQTDPLSSPKTGHSLVHITTAFSRAGQRPYFSLSTLLDGVPVIWCDRDTETELPMQQWVTSAVQEWDGRDTVCREEKYVFRDLIKGLRNRTGGWVLQRRRGCVLEDDGRVTVFDDYGHNGQDLSILTISSPATGSVKDRRECVALLKKLLKDRKKRQVHPEVFVFVKKIKYTQKSYFYCLTTGFESEAPKVQLYRNRQQVTMWVWSSGVWSNGDGTFQLRMSMEITEEEGQEYHCSVILGTFSGMRRLEPGSSSPPHSRAQPRQTGNQQHTRTKWHQNGNTD; this is encoded by the exons ATGAAAACCGGTTCCTTGCAGAGCGGGTGTTCGC GAGTTGCCTCAGTGCTGCAGAGGAGTCGGGGCTGTGTGCTGGAGGACGACGGGCGTGTGACGGTGTTTGATGATTATGGCCACAATGGAGAGGACTTGGACAACAGCAGCCTGACAGACAGCTCCCCAGCAACTGGGTCGGTCAAAGACAGGAGGGAGTGTGTGGCCTTGCTGAAGAAGCTGCTGAAACACCGGAAGAACAGACAAG TTCAtcctgaagtgtttgtgtttgtgaacAAGAAGAAAGAAACCCAGAAGCCTTGTTTCTCCTGTCTGGCCACCGGGATCGAGTCCAAGGCACCTGAGGTTCGGCTGTACAAGAATGGACAGGAGGTGACCATGGGGGTGTGGTCCAGTGGGGTGCGGCCCAACGGAGATGACACCTACCAGCTGAGGAAGAGCGTGGAGATCACAGAGGAGGAGAGACACGAGTATTACTGTACTGTCAAGCAGGGCACCTTCTCTGGCATTTGGAGACTAG ATTCAGGATCTGGGGATCAGCCTCACTCCCAAACACAACCACAGCAGACAG ATCCGCTCTCGTCTCCCAAAACCGGCCATTCCCTGGTGCACATCACCACAGCCTTCTCTCGGGCCGGACAGCGGCCCTATTTCTCGCTCTCCACGCTGCTGGACGGAGTGCCGGTCATTTGGTGCGACAGGGACACGGAAACAGAGTTGCCCATGCAGCAGTGGGTGACTAGTGCTGTGCAGGAGTGGGATGGAAGAGACACTGTATGCCGGGAAGAGAAGTATGTGTTTCGAGACCTTATCAAGGGTCTCAGAAACCGCACAG GGGGCTGGGTGCTGCAGAGGAGGCGGGGCTGTGTGCTAGAGGATGATGGGCGTGTGACTGTGTTTGATGATTATGGCCACAATGGACAGGACCTCAGCATCCTGACTATCAGCTCTCCGGCAACTGGGTCAGTCAAGGACAGGAGGGAGTGTGTGGCCTTGCTGAAGAAGCTGCTAAAAGACAGGAAGAAGAGACAAG TGCAtcctgaagtgtttgtgtttgtgaagaAGATTAAATATACCCAGAAGTCATATTTCTACTGTCTGACCACTGGGTTTGAGTCTGAGGCCCCCAAGGTTCAGCTGTACAGGAACAGGCAACAAGTGACCATGTGGGTGTGGTCCAGTGGGGTGTGGTCCAATGGAGATGGCACCTTCCAGCTGAGGATGAGCATGGAGATCACAGAGGAAGAGGGACAGGAGTACCACTGCAGTGTCATACTGGGCACCTTCTCAGGGATGCGGAGACTAG AGCCAGGATCCAGTAGTCCACCACACTCCCGTGCACAACCACGCCAGACCG GAAACCAACAGCACACCCGTACAAAATGGCACCAGAATGGTAATACAGACTAA